In the genome of Phacochoerus africanus isolate WHEZ1 chromosome 10, ROS_Pafr_v1, whole genome shotgun sequence, one region contains:
- the LOC125137834 gene encoding LOW QUALITY PROTEIN: uncharacterized protein LOC125137834 (The sequence of the model RefSeq protein was modified relative to this genomic sequence to represent the inferred CDS: inserted 1 base in 1 codon), producing MADRGTEENCSPDTGPNHSQASERVFGDSRYAFATAHVHGAIYKQRGLLTSAGREVKNKEEILSLLEALHLPKRLAIIHCLGHQKAKDLISKGNQMADQVAKQAAQGVNGLPIIKTSKAPEPGRQYTLEDWQEIKKIGRFSRIPEGTCYTSDGKEILPHKEGLEYVQQMRRLTHLGAKHLQQLVRTSPYHVLRLPGVADLVVKHCVPCQLVNANPSRIPPGKRLRGSHPGAHWEVDFTEVKPAKYGNKYLLVFVDTFSGWVEAYPTKKETSTVVAKXNIGGNFSKIWNT from the exons ATGGCTGACAGAGGCACGGAAGAGAACTGTAGTCCAGATACCGGCCCCAACCACAGCCAAGCAAGTGAGAGAGTTTTTGGGGACAGCAGGTATGCCTTTGCGACTGCGCACGTGCACGGGGCCATCTATAAACAAAGGGGGTTGCTTACCTCAGCAGGGAGGGAAGtcaagaacaaagaagaaattctaAGCTTGTTGGAGGCCTTACATTTGCCAAAAAGGCTAGCCATTATACATTGCCTTGGGCATCAGAAAGCCAAAGATCTCATCTCAAAAGGAAACCAGATGGCCGATCAGGTCGCCAAGCAGGCAGCCCAGGGTGTTAACGGTCTGCCTATAATAAAAACGTCCAAAGCCCCAGAACCCGGACGGCAGTACACCCTAGAAGACTGGCAGGAGATAAAGAAGATAGGCCGGTTCTCTAGGATCCCAGAGGGGACCTGCTATACCTCAGATGGGAAGGAGATCCTACCCCACAAAGAAGGGTTAGAGTATGTCCAACAGATGCGTCGTCTAACCCACCTAGGAGCTAAACATCTGCAGCAGTTGGTCAGAACATCCCCTTATCATGTTCTGAGACTACCGGGAGTGGCTGACTTGGTGGTCAAACATTGTGTGCCCTGCCAGCTGGTTAATGCTAATCCTTCCAGAATACCTCCGGGAAAGAGACTAAGGGGAAGCCACCCAGGCGCTCACTGGGAAGTGGACTTCACTGAGGTAAAGCCAGCTAAATACGGAAACAAATATCTATTGGTTTTTGTAGACACCTTTTCAGGATGGGTAGAGGCTTATCCTACTAAGAAGGAGACTTCAACCGTGgtggcta aaaatattggagGAAATTTTTCCAAGATTTGGAATACCTAA
- the LYAR gene encoding cell growth-regulating nucleolar protein produces MVFFTCNACGESVKKIQVEKHVALCRNCECLSCIDCGQDFWGDDYKNHVKCISEDQKYGGKGYEGKTHKGDAKQQAWLQKINELTKRPNVSPKVKELLQQISGFDNVPRKKAKFQNWMKNSLKVHNESVLEQVWSIFSEASSSEPVSNKGQDEQPPEQVAQPQAENSSTAPSSKANDSLEERAEAKKNKRERKEERQQKNRKKEKKELKLENHQENSKSQKPKKRKKEPEAEGEEALEAPGCSGKKSQKKRSKAERAQEADGATEDQERTAGTGPGKRKRKDLEVEADSKKKKMKLPGHCEDGEAENHEAPAKGKFNWKGTIKAVLKQAPDNEITVKKLRKKVLAQYYAVTKEHHQSEEELLVIFNKKISKNPTLKLLKDKVKLLK; encoded by the exons atggtattttttacaTGCAATGCATGCGGTGAATCAGTGAAGAAAATACAAGTGGAAAAGCATGTGGCTCTTTGCAGAAACTGTGAATGTCTTTCCTGCATCGACTGCGGTCAAGACTTCTG GGGTGACGACTACAAAAACCATGTGAAATGCATCAGTGAAGATCAGAAGTATGGCGGCAAAGGGTATGAAGGTAAAACCCACAAAGGCGACGCTAAGCAGCAGGCGTGGCTTCAG AAAATTAATGAACTAACAAAAAGACCCAATGTCAGCCCCAAAGTGAAGGAACTTTTACAGCAAATCAGTGGCTTTGACAACGTTCCCAGGAAAAAGGCGAAATTTCAG AACTGGATGAAGAACAGTTTAAAAGTCCATAATGAGTCTGTCCTGGAGCAGGTGTGGAGTATCTTTTCTGAAGCTTCCAGCAGT GAGCCAGTCAGTAACAAAGGGCAAGATGAGCAGCCACCAGAGCAAGTGGCCCAACCCCAGGCAGAAAACTCCTCCACGGCTCCATCCTCGAAAGCAAATGACAGCTTAGAAGAGCGAGCAGAGGCCAAGAAGaataagagagaaaggaaagaagaaaggcagcagaagaacaggaaaaaagaaaagaaagaactaaaactGGAAAACCACCAAGAGAACTCGAAGAGTCAGAAGCCTAAAAAGCGCAAGAAGGAGCCAGAGGCCGAAGGGGAGGAGGCCCTGGAGGCCCCCGGCTGCTCGGGGAAGAAGAGCCAGAAGAAGAGGAGCAAGGCCGAGCGCGCCCAGGAGGCGGATGGAGCCACTGAGGACCAGGAGAGGACGGCAGGAACCGGTCCAGGGAAGAGAAAGCGGAAGGATCTGGAAG TTGAAGCAGACtctaagaagaagaagatgaagctCCCAGGACATTGTGAGGATGGAGAAGCGGAAAACCATGAGGCTCCTGCAAAAG GTAAATTCAACTGGAAGGGAACCATTAAAGCAGTTCTGAAACAGGCCCCAGACAACGAAATCACAGTCAAAAAGCTAAGGAAAAAG GTTTTAGCGCAGTATTACGCTGTGACCAAGGAACACCACCAGTCTGAAGAGGAACTCCTGGTCATCTTCAACAAGAAAATCAGCAAGAACCCCACCTTGAAGTTACTGAAGGATAAGGTCAagcttttaaaatga